In Streptomyces sp. HUAS ZL42, the DNA window CAGATCCTGTGGCGATACCGGGAGAACGCGGGCGAGCGCTTCCACATCGCGCGCCCCGTCACCGTCGTACGGGACGACGAGGACCTGCTCGCCGTATGGCTGGCACCGGGCACCGAGTGTGTGAAGCCCGTGCTCGCGGACGGCACGCCCGTGCACCTGGAGCCGCTGGAGTCGCGTTACACCAGGCCGCGCACGGTGCAGCGCGACCGGTGGTTCGGCACGGGAGTGCTCAAGCTGGCGCGGCCCGGCGAGCCGTGGTCGGTGTGGCTGTTCTGGCAGCCGGGCTGGCGTTTCAAGAACTGGTACGTCAATCTTGAGGAGCCCCAGGTCCGTTGGGCCGGCGGGGTCGACTCGGAGGACCACTTTCTGGACATCTCGGTGCACCCGGACCGCAGTTGGCACTGGCGCGACGAGGACGAGTTCGCGCAGGCCCAGCGGGACGGTCTGGTGGACGGCGGACTGGCCTGCCGGGTGCGCCGGGCGGGGCTGGCCGCGGTGCAGGTGATCCGCGACTGGGGCCCTCCGTTCTCGGAAGGCTGGCAGGACTGGCGCCCGAATCCGTCGTGGGCCGTACCGTTGCTGCCGGAGGACTGGGACCGTACGCCTGCGCACGTGTCCTCATGAGACCCTTGATGCGCCCCCGGGCACGAAACGTAGGATCGTCCTCCGCAAGGGCGACAGCGGCAACTCCCGGAACAGGCGCCTAGTCTGACCGAACGTCACCGAGGGGCGGCAGGACGTGAGCGAGGGGTACGAGGGCAACACCGGCACAGGTCCCGAGGGCCGCGCCCGGTCCACCGGTGACACAGAAACAGCCTCTGACCACGCGGGAATCCCGTTCCCCGGGCACGTATTGCGGGTATCGGGATTTCGGCGGGAGGAACTGCACGCATGGCGCGCAGCCCCGGACGGACGGATTCGACACGCGTGACGGAGCACCCCACCTCCTACGACCGCCCCCAGTCGGGCGTCGACCCCACGGACCCCCGCGGGGCGCTCCTGCATACCCCGGCACCGGCCGGCCGGTCCGGCGCGACCGCCTTACCGCCGCAGCCCGCCCAGGCCCGCGCCGGTGAGACACCGGGCACCGGATCCGGTACGACGTCGCCGTGCGGCAAGGGCAAGAACCCGGCCGGCACCGACCCCGAGCACTCCCAGCCCGCGGTCGCCGAGCCCGACACCCATCGCCCGCGGCCCGCGCCGGAGACCATCCCCGTCCAGCCGGACGGCACCGAGCAGACCCGGAAGGAGCGAGCTGCGGACGGGCAGGAGCGGCGCACCGGACAGGGACCGCCGCCCGGCCGTCCCACGCCGATGCGGCGGGACGGGGACCGGCTGCGGTTCGTCGGCGCGGCGACCCGCAGGATCGCCCGGGGCATCGACCTGGACGAGATCGTCATGGGTCTGTGCCGGGCGACGGTGCCCACGTTCAGCGACGCCATCCTCGTGTACCTGCGGGACCCGCTGCCGGTCGGCGACGAGCGGCCCACCGGTCCCGTCGTGCTGCGGCTGCGCCGTACCGACCGGATCCCGGAGGAGCACAGCGAGACCGGTTTCGCGTCGGTGGCGACGCCCGAGCAGCCTTCGGAGCTGCAGGAGCTGTCGGCCCTCACGGCGGAGCTGTGCGAGGTGCGGCCGGGCGGAGCCCTGGCCGAGGTGCTGCGCGGGGTGCGGCCGGTGTTCGCCGACGCACCGGCCGCGCGCGCCGCGCTTCCGGAACTCCTCGGCGAAGGCGGCGAGTTGGTCGTGCCCACCGGGCAGCGGGCGATCCTCGCCCCGCTGCGCGGGCGGCGCCGGGTGATCGGTGCCGCGGTCTTCATCCGCCGCCCCGACCGCATCCCCTTCGAGGCCGACGACCTGCTGGTGGCCGCGCAGCT includes these proteins:
- a CDS encoding DUF402 domain-containing protein, with the translated sequence MADGGAMTRVEAGPANHWAPGSQILWRYRENAGERFHIARPVTVVRDDEDLLAVWLAPGTECVKPVLADGTPVHLEPLESRYTRPRTVQRDRWFGTGVLKLARPGEPWSVWLFWQPGWRFKNWYVNLEEPQVRWAGGVDSEDHFLDISVHPDRSWHWRDEDEFAQAQRDGLVDGGLACRVRRAGLAAVQVIRDWGPPFSEGWQDWRPNPSWAVPLLPEDWDRTPAHVSS